A single Pirellulales bacterium DNA region contains:
- a CDS encoding DUF4258 domain-containing protein, with protein sequence MDLDTIAQALSAGRFRFTEHAREQMAKRQLTEADVRQALVSLEEVLPVREGRVVAQSMSEGHLLRVFIDVDREPMEVVTAYRTSKIDRYRSQP encoded by the coding sequence ATGGACCTCGATACAATTGCACAAGCATTGTCTGCTGGACGATTTCGGTTCACTGAACATGCCCGGGAACAGATGGCGAAGCGACAGCTTACCGAGGCGGATGTGCGTCAGGCGCTTGTGTCGCTTGAGGAAGTGCTACCCGTACGGGAAGGGCGTGTCGTCGCGCAATCGATGTCCGAAGGTCATTTGCTACGGGTCTTCATTGATGTTGACCGGGAGCCGATGGAAGTTGTCACCGCTTATCGGACGAGTAAAATAGATCGCTATAGGAGCCAACCATGA
- a CDS encoding type II toxin-antitoxin system HicB family antitoxin, with product MKDYHINIFYSDEDGGYVADIPDLKVCSAFGATAEEALREVELAKSAWLEAARAEGKPIPEPKYRPLIYQTN from the coding sequence GTGAAAGACTACCATATTAATATCTTCTACAGCGACGAGGACGGCGGCTACGTCGCCGACATTCCGGACTTGAAGGTTTGCAGCGCCTTTGGCGCTACGGCCGAAGAGGCGTTGCGCGAGGTCGAGTTGGCGAAGTCGGCCTGGTTGGAGGCTGCTCGCGCCGAAGGCAAGCCGATACCGGAACCGAAGTACCGTCCGCTGATCTACCAGACAAACTGA
- a CDS encoding DUF2283 domain-containing protein, translating to MKAKYDARTDTLTVEFSSVPVAESDEDKPGVILDYDAAGNLVGLEVLDASKRVAEARTMQFQVAE from the coding sequence ATGAAAGCAAAATATGATGCGAGAACCGACACGCTCACGGTGGAGTTTTCGTCGGTCCCAGTCGCTGAAAGCGATGAGGACAAGCCGGGTGTGATTCTTGACTATGATGCGGCGGGCAATCTGGTCGGGCTGGAGGTTCTTGACGCCTCTAAACGTGTGGCCGAAGCACGCACGATGCAGTTCCAGGTGGCGGAGTAA